In Macadamia integrifolia cultivar HAES 741 chromosome 5, SCU_Mint_v3, whole genome shotgun sequence, a single window of DNA contains:
- the LOC122078170 gene encoding protein terminal ear1 homolog, producing the protein MQMYHPMMSNYNETMYYQYQWLPQPVPPSTLPLPLATPTRTLLLCTVPTHVSETTIRTDLQVFGEVKSVEMERLQEGIVTVHFYDLRHSATALAAIQNRHIQQQYRMRLHYAALGSLNFPPPLPPLADGLVAGCAIWAQFYVPRTSAGSNQGILMVRYLDPVVSSSGVLEIFESYGAVKELREAPLQRHRWFVEFFDIRDAAAAFLGLNGKRILRKHLKISFITFPDGHGRM; encoded by the exons ATGCAAATGTATCATCCAATGATGTCCAACTACAATGAGACCATGTACTACCAATACCAGTGGCTGCCTCAACCAGTACCACCGTCGACGCTTCCCCTGCCTTTAGCGACGCCCACTAGAACTCTCCTTCTCTGTACGGTGCCCACGCACGTGAGTGAAACGACGATCCGTACAGATTTACAAGTGTTTGGGGAGGTGAAGTCGGTTGAGATGGAGAGGTTGCAGGAAGGAATTGTTACTGTTCACTTCTATGATCTGAGGCATTCGGCGACGGCGTTGGCGGCGATACAGAATCGACACATACAGCAGCAGTACAGGATGAGGCTACATTATGCCGCTTTAGGGTCACTGAATTTTCCGCCACCGTTGCCTCCATTGGCTGATGGCCTTGTCGCTGGTTGTGCTATCTGGGCTCAATTTTATGTTCCTAGGACTTCCGCCGGCAGTAATCAAGGAATCCTTATGGTTCGTTACTTGGATCCGGTGGTCTCTTCCAGTGGAGtacttgaaatttttgaatcttATG GGGCTGTGAAGGAACTGAGAGAAGCGCCATTGCAGAGGCACCGTTGGTTCGTGGAGTTCTTTGATATCAGAGATGCGGCTGCTGCTTTTTTGGGATTGAATGGCAAAAGAATTCTCAGGAAGCATTTAAAAATTTCGTTCATTACTTTCCCAGACGGCCATGGCAGAATGTAA